A window of Hevea brasiliensis isolate MT/VB/25A 57/8 chromosome 14, ASM3005281v1, whole genome shotgun sequence contains these coding sequences:
- the LOC110637053 gene encoding serine carboxypeptidase-like: SPSLNISSLCLGYRKYAFRLTCYEFSNLEKFLNQKSVRDSHDVGDISFVFCSPTVHQALQMDWMRNLEPGIPALLEYGIKMLVYAGEYDLICNWLGNSRWVHAMEWSGQKDYVASPEVPFEVDGSEAGVLRSHGPFAFLKVHDAGHMVPMEQPKASLEMLKRWIQGKLSESEGTADPKELVSEM, from the exons TCTCCTTCCCTAAATATCTCAAGCCTTTGCTTGGGTTACCGAAAATATGCCTTTAGGCTGACATGCTATGAGTTCTCGAACTTGGAGAAATTTCTGAACCAGAAATCAGTTAGGGATTCACATGATGTTGGGGATATAAGCTTTGTGTTCTGTAGCCCTACAGTGCATCAGGCCCTGcagatggactggatgaggaatCTCGAACCTGGCATTCCTGCTCTCCTTGAGTATGGAATTAAGATGCTTGTGTATGCTGGAGAATATGATCTTATATGCAACTGGCTAG GAAATTCCAGATGGGTTCATGCTATGGAATGGTCTGGTCAGAAAGATTATGTGGCGTCTCCTGAAGTTCCTTTTGAAGTTGATGGTTCAGAAGCCGGAGTATTGAGAAGCCATGGGCCTTTTGCTTTTCTCAAG GTCCACGATGCAGGACACATGGTTCCCATGGAACAGCCCAAGGCTTCATTAGAGATGCTGAAGAGGTGGATTCAAGGAAAACTATCTGAATCTGAGGGCACAGCTGATCCAAAAGAGTTGGTTTCTGAGATGTAA